The Candidatus Cloacimonadota bacterium nucleotide sequence GATTATTCTAAAGTGAAGAAGATGATCCTTCTTCGGTAAAAACTTGAATTAATAGAGATTTGTCTCTCTTGATTTAAGTTTTTAACAACCATTCGAATATTTTGGTTGACCAAACGAATGTGTTGGAAAACCAATCTAATGTTGGAATATAAGTTTAAATACTTAAGTCAAGATCAGCTGAAGCAAATCTTAACTCAAGTATTTTAGATCTTAAACTTACCAAATCTCAAAGATTTGGCAAGTTTCAAAACGAACTTACTTCACGATAATCTTCTCAATAACCGCCTTATTTTCTTCTGATGGTTTATCTCCTTCACCTTTTTCCAGGTTCTCGATCTTATGAACAATATCCATTCCGGAAAGCACCTTTCCAAAAACAGTATGCTTCCCATTCAACCAGTCGCAGCCCTCTTTTTTTGTCACAATAAAGAATTGCGAACCGTTCGTATTCGGTCCGGAATTTGCCATGCAGATCGTTCCATAATCAACAGTAGCTTTCAATTTTCCGGGAGTCTTTAATTCCTTATCAAATTCTGTCTTTTCCTTAAAATATTCGACTGTTTTGCCTTTGATCGCATCTCCATTTTGAGCAGTGACACATGCTTCCACAATCGCTTTTATTTCCGCATCTTGTTCAGGTGTGTTATTTGTTTTTTGCATATAGGGAATAAGAACCTGTTGAAAGATAAGCATCGCTGTTGTGTCATCATTTATCTCTCCGGTCATCTCTTCTCCGGAATCATCATAGCATTCATCTTCGAAGCTATAGCCGGGACCGCCTGTTCCTGTTCCGAGAGGACATCCTCCCTGGATCATGAAATCTTTGATCACACGATGAAAGATAATTCCATCATAAAAAGGTTTTTTCACCATTTCATGAGTTTCCGGATCAGTCCATTCTTTGGTTCCGGTCGCTAATCCGATAAAATTCTCCACTGTTTTGGGAGCAATGTCCTGGAACAATTCCAGTTCGATATCTCCATAATTTGTCTGCATCGTTACTTTTGGATTTTCTGCCATTAAATAAGCTCCTGTCATTATTATTAGCATAATCATTACTTTCCGTAACATTTTTTACTCCTCCTTTATTTTTTTAGAACACCCTCATAAATGTTTTGGACTGTTCCATAAATATTTTTGACCGTTACATATATTTTATGTATCGTTACTTTTTTATTTTGTTTATGGACATCACAATTTTAAAAAACTTCCAAATCAGG carries:
- a CDS encoding peptidylprolyl isomerase; protein product: MLRKVMIMLIIMTGAYLMAENPKVTMQTNYGDIELELFQDIAPKTVENFIGLATGTKEWTDPETHEMVKKPFYDGIIFHRVIKDFMIQGGCPLGTGTGGPGYSFEDECYDDSGEEMTGEINDDTTAMLIFQQVLIPYMQKTNNTPEQDAEIKAIVEACVTAQNGDAIKGKTVEYFKEKTEFDKELKTPGKLKATVDYGTICMANSGPNTNGSQFFIVTKKEGCDWLNGKHTVFGKVLSGMDIVHKIENLEKGEGDKPSEENKAVIEKIIVK